GCAGAAAGATTCACCCTCCCTCATTCAAACGGCAGCCCCAGAGCATCTTTTCACTCACCTGATCACAGAAGGAGACAGTGATGAATGACCCGAGCCGACACAGCAGCGTGAGCCTCGGGAAACACTGCGGAGTGCTCAACTTCCGACAAAGAGCGCAGTTTACGTGACGAAACACGTGGGTCAAATGAGGAGGACGTGGGCAAAGTTAAATGTCTgcatctgattggctgcagcgaGGGCGTCTGTTTGGTGTACCGGGCCAATCAGAGGGACGTTTTCTCAATAAGGTTTGGGAAAACGCAGCGTGTCCAGATAGTGTACAGCATGCGTTTACTTTTTATTGGCACATGCAACTTGAACCTGAGCACATGAGACAGCTTGAAAACTTCACATCTGCTATCTGTATTatgactgtatttttttttttcctgatacAGAACAAAGCAATATTCTCTCCACTATGCAATCAatgaattataattaaaaaaacatatttatatatatatatctatatgtatatctatctatacatacatatatacacacacacgcataaaCATTACAATATAAAACCAAGAAGATGCAGAGTtacaaatctgtttttattgagAAAGCGACACAAGCTCATCTTTAAAAAAGGGAATAAAAGGAAAACAGTTAACAattcacaaaaaagaaaataactgTTGGTACAGCTATGGATAATTGGGCTAGATTTTGGACAGTTTTGCTTCCTTTAGAATCTTCCAGAGCGCTCCCGATCCCTTGACCTTCGCTTCTCACGGTCCCTCCGCCGATCCCTGGAGCGGGAACGTCGCTCCCTAGAACGAGAGCGAGACCTGTGCCTGGTGAGACAGCAAAGTATAAGTATATTATACACAGTGTATTTTACATAgttcaaacatatttttatacctTTTCCTTCGGCGTCCATACAACTCCCTCCTAAGTTCCCTTGAAATAGGTTTCAGATGCATAAAATTGCAGAATCCACCTCGAGTGCATTCCCTGTTTAATACAAGAACAGAAACAGTTAAAGCATTCTGGCACCTGAGCCAAAACCCAAACATGTTAGCTAATCTGCCAGGCCGTTTTACCAATCCTCACATCTGAACCAAGCCCATAGTAAACAACCAGTGGAAAGTTACTGCGGCGCTCATAAAAAAGTTCACACCACAACACAAGGATAACATTATCTCTCcatttggtccaaaatgtgacAACGACCAGACCGGTGTTTTTACTTTGATCCTTACACACTTCCAGAAGTATATCAACACTACAGGCTTTCTCCAAATGAGCAACAGCACAAAGATGTGCGGTTTTGTATTGACAAAACTATCACTATTTCAGTATAAACTAAAGGAGAGACAACAGGTAAACATTGTTCTAACAGACAAACAGATGATGTGCCGTTATGTTCTCCGGGTTCTGTTACTTCAATTTGGCAAAAGTTTGGTTTGACTTCACATCTCACCACCACGGGAGCACGTCTTGTGACGGAGATGGAGGATAATGTGGAGAACAAATCTGATACAAAAATGTATCAGATTTGTACCAAAGAATCAGTCATTGTTTCCAAATAAAAGTTCTTTTTAACAGAgtagtgtgttgtttacacACTGACATGTTTGAAATGCCTTCTGCATCTTTCCTCAGAGGGTCATGTGATGTTAAGGCGAAGTGTCTTGCGGATAATTTACAGATTTTGGCGCCATTCTTCTACCTGCATTGGTAGAGGActagcgccacctgcagtcctACTTCTCCAGGACAGCATCTCAGGTTCTTGGAAGTCGTCGGTTTACTGTCCCATGGGCTCATTTCAGGATGTCAATAGTCTCCTTAATCCAGTGTTTGTTGTCCTCCTCCCCAACGGTTTTTGTTCTGTGTAAATCAGCCACAATACACGTGCTGGAGGCATCGGAAACATGGCAGTGTATAAACAACAAACTGGTCTGACAAAAAGAAcctttattttatgtaatattggAAGCCCAAAATAAACCTCTTTGAAGTCTTATAGTACAGTTATAACAGTACGGGATTTGTCAGTATCACAGTTATAAAAGATTGCAGTTACATTTGAAACATGAATATTCTTCATAGTTTGTTCACCATATTGACTTATGCTGTTGAACCTCAGTCCACAGCAGCGTTCATAACTGTGCAAACAGTTATAAATTATGTTGGAGATACTAACCCCATTTCATACTGCCGACAGCAGGCTTCCCTGAAGTCAGTGACAGGGGACAGTTCTGCGTGGATGGGCTGCGCATTAAACCACCGGTTGTTCAGGTCCATGACAGCTTTCTCTGCATCTTCCTCACGACGAAACTACACATGGCAAAATCAAAAGTCCAATTTAGGAACAAAATTTGAAACCTTtacatctgaaaaacaaaaagcatcAACTGTTACCTTAACATAAACATTGCCCACAAGGTGATCGCCAAGGTTGTCACAGACGTTCAtttcctccacctctccatATTTCTCCTCCATTTCTGTGAACACCTCCTATTTAAACacaacagcattagaacacaactttgacaaaaaataacccaatatatttgatttggatTCACATTGATgaaatttgtttagtttttaatcaTGTCGAGTCAGTCTCTCTATCGACCGGTAGATAAAAGGTTCATATGACGTAATGAAGTGCAAAGTGGActaaagaaaaggaaaaatgaGCACAAAAGGGCACTGACCTCAAAGAACTCGTCGTAGTGCTCCTGCATTTCCACATCGCTGACAGCGCCTAAAAAAGTCAACAGTCCAGTTGAGCACAGCAAGACGTAGGTTAGTTTAAAAGTGATTATAAAAACTGCTTAGCACGGACCATCTGCAGGAATAAAACATACTGCTGTTTTCTTTAACTGTCACCAGAAGAGATTACGGTTCTGTGACACGTTTCATCAGCGTACAGGCCGTTAACCAACATGCCAAACAGCATGTGGACAGTTAAATGACATGGAGAGCCCTGCCCTGAGCCAAATTAGGTCCAATCTATTGGGATGTGTTATTTTAAATCAAGAGCAGTCAGTGCCAGAGGGTCCTGCAGATAAAGGGAAGACTTACAGTGTAAACCATCGGCAGACTGGGCAGAGATTTCAAGGTAATGAAGGTAAATGTTCAAGAGGGGAATGGTCTGAAATACAAAACGTAAacttttgtgacaaaaatccacCAATGCTTAGAGCTGGGGAGGAAAAATATGATTAGAGTTTGGAAGGGTGACAAACTATACAAGAAGTTTGGaatggttgccatggtgatgtgcAAGTCATTGTGAAATGTTTAATGAATCAATAACTAAAAACAACGAAGGCAATAAATCAAATTATTGATAACGCTGAAATGCACAATAGTGTTATTAATCTCAGCATCAACCACAAGATGCTTATTTACACTAAGACACGTATCCCTGTCAAAAGGTCCCTCGCAGATGAGTTTTCTTTGTAATCATGAATGAATGGTGTTTATTGTTGCTTATCTGAGTCTAACCAGAGATTACATATCTGCTGGTAAACAAACGGACGTACCAAGAACTAATTATGCAACTATTGAAAAGCAACAACTAAGTAATGCAATATGTAAACAAAGAACTTcctgagaaatacttttacttacagcGAGATGCGTCTGCTGTCTGGGCACTGTTCTGGGGATTACGGTAGATGTTCTGAATCAAGATCGTCTGCAGaaataacaattaaaataaaagttttaaaaatgttacataaatatatatgcaTGAAGGCTTTACTTACAGTGTTTTACCtaatttgtactttgtcatataGACTGGGTACTGGTCTGCAGACCTCTTAGTCTCAGTCTGTTAACTCTTCACTCAATTATATCTTATCCATTTGACCTCGAGATCCAGTACACCATGCTTTGCTGTCTACTGTCTCATGCATATTAGATGTCTCAAGAAGTGTTTTGACGTTGTGCTTCTTTAACGGGTCTGAACTGATTTTCTGGTTCAAATAATTCTTATCTCTGTGGTATAAATATGCTGTATGTACTTGtgtgattcaagacaacttctcagctctttttattctttagttTTTTGCTTGTAGAAATCCCACAACAGACACAATAAGGACTGCAcccatacaaaaacaaaaaataaaaaacacctcctctcccttgttgtgttttattgttctttcccTATGtaagatgtgatttatatatttgttttttgttgacttttatgtgaagcactttggttgagctaaagttattttaaatgtggtatagaaaaaaaacttaaattgaATGCAACATAACATAAACCACACAAATGCTTAGAAAAGAGTCTCAGGATACCAACCTGGCTGAAAGTTGGTTTGTTGTGCAATCGTGAGCAGCGATCACCATGTCTGCAAGCTCCAATTTTGAAGTAGAAGGAACAATTGACTCTAGAAAAAGACagacaggtatgtttttgataagaaaacattataacatttctTTGTATCACTCCAGTTTTGATATTCATCAAAACTGGAGAGAGTGAAACACAAGGTCAAATGTGTTACTGAAGATAACAACATGGCAGATTTGTATGAGATATTATTATAGAAGAAAATGCCTAACCTCGAGGTGGACACCATTAATTACCCATAAATTATGACAGTGTAGACTGACcggattttcaaaattaaaactgggacacacttGGGTTGGGAGGTgaggtataaataaaactgaaaaaagcatGCAACATTGTTCATTCTTGAGTTACTTGTGGGTCAGTTtataatctgagggacttctgCAGGTGCATTTTTGCCTTATGGTCtttttcaagcatgtttttctgtattttagctaaacaaatgacaatatattgcaCACTTTACTGTTGATGGAGATCAGATTGGTAAAAAATATgtacacctgggacatttcttgtataaaactgggtcAAATTAATGGTTTGGGATAAATCCACCAGGTCTCAAAATTGGGACTGTCCTGAGTaaatagggacgtctggtcaccctacAACAGTTCAAATCACAGTTGTGCTTTTAATCAGCCACTCACACCTGCTTACTTATATAACCTAACCTCACAATTATGAGCACACACCATGTTTAAGATTAGAGGCTTGATATTTTCCTCTTGAAAACGTTAGCcagtcatgcatgtttgtgtatataAACATTACAACTTGTCCTGCAACTTTCAAATGTGAGCcgttttaaatggcccatatcaTCTAATTTTCTgatatctgttataatgtttcctcatcaaaaacatgcccggagttgtgtttttttgtttaatccacacatgtttaacacacaaactccgcatatttaggctgaattcttccctcaaactgaaaacactccgttccaccttgtgatgtcatgtggtaattgAGAGATACACTGATATTTGGGCTTTTAAGTATTTAGgcatcggccttaaatctccagcacaggtcgatattttgttttagtctatCTGCTGCCTAGAATATACACATTATATacgctttattttaacactttaatatgaagagataaCTGTTGTAAATGTGATGCACAgcttttaaagtaaaaaagtggttaaaaaaaaaaaaaaaaaaaagggctgtggggCAGTTTGTAGCAAATTTAAAATCACATAATCTGagaaaaacagtcaaaatatCAATTAAAATatagcccaaaaatatcagccatcagttgctctgtattctaaactCTCTATTCTATCAGTATCAGCATCGGCTAtgggaaaacacacacacaataaataaataaataaataaataaaaaacatattggtcGAGCTCTaatggtaatacaagaagtgctccactgtgtttttaaactccaaacaccttcattagagtcatttggatcatttcagccctggaattcccaatcactactaccactgcatgacgtcacaaggtggaacagagcattttgagctttggagatgtagacagagtaacaataaaaggttactcaaacgtgtgtgaatgaaacaaaacacaactccggatctgtttttgaggaggtaacaacaagATTAAAGCTCAGTAGGatacattttgtgtattgtGGAAGCTTGAACCATTCCCTCCAAAAGCGTCTTCTGCTGCTCTCCAAAAGGTGGAACGAGCAGGAACAGTCCGCCCACTTTGCTACAAGCGAAACTATGAACGCACGTGTGAAATAACTCTTTAACCAGACCCACAAATGACCCACGGGCGTGAAATAATTGAAACACTGCACGGGATCTGCACACACGGCCACCTCGAGGTTAGCTGAGGCTCCTGGAGATCGCCTCAGGTTTCTAACGAGCCTCATTCAACGCGCTAGCATCGATGGCCTGAAACGGCAATCTACGGCCACATCGCGCGCATAAACACCCCTCTCTGGTTGGTAAACTTGTAGAATAACGTAAACATTCTGAAAACATGAAGTCGGTTCGCCAATTTCAGCGTTAcaacgtttaaaatgaacttactTGTCTTTCTCAGTGCCGAAAATGGACGCCAGGTACTCCGCCATTTTCGGCTCGCGGAAACGTAAGGCTCTACGTCATCGCGTAACGTACGTGCTGTAAAGCGTTGGGTCCGCATCGAACACGGATCAACACTTGGCTGCGCTGTTGCTCAATAACAAGCCACATATACCTGGAATAGACAAAAAACTTAATATACACTTAAAtttataaaagtatttgtattcATTGATTGATTTTACAGGGACAAGAAGAGGGTAAATATCACAGATTATAGGAAGCAAGGgtattcattttagtttattcCTTAGGCAGGTAACGCGTGGCaggtaacatttacaaaataataaGAGTAAAGTGAGATCCACCAACTTGATATTGAGCAAGCATTACTTTTATgactacagtttttttttagatcacaCCAAAGACCACTAAAGGTTTCATGCTGTTGGCGGCCAACAGCATGAAACCTTTAGTTTGCAAGCAACATGAAAGGTATGGACAGGAAGTGAACGTCATACATGATCaactaaaaaacacacagcccCTAAATAACTACCTTTATACTTGCAGTTAAAAGCAGAAGTTAGATGCAACATATAATAATTTCCtcattgtctgacatgaaatcagactaaatttttcctgttttaggtcagttaggataatcaaaattatttatatttgcaaaatgccagaataatgagacaaGGATTTTGTTTTAGACAATTTTGCATGTCAgaggtttacatacagtaagattattatggcttttaacaatttgggaaaactcatatgatgtcatgtctttggaagcgttttataggtttattgacaaatTTGAGTTAATTGGAGACAAACCTGTGAAAGTATCTAAAGGCACACcattgcttctttgtgtaacatgagaaagtaaaaaacaaaaaccaaccAAGGTATTAGGAAGacaattgtggacttgcacaagtctgcttcatccttggtgcaatttccagatgcctgaaggtgccacattcatctgtacttataattattaattatacgGTGGAAACACCATggaaatgtccagccatcacaccaCTCCAGAGGGAGACAGGTTCtatgtcccagagatgaatgtgctttggtccaaaaccagagaacaccatcccaactgtgaaatacgggggtggcagcacCATGTTGTGGGGTTCTTTTGCTGCACGAGGGACTGGTGCACCTCACAAAagagatggcatcatgaggaaagataATTATGTTGAAATAccaaagcaacatctcaacaTATCAGTCAGGAAGTTAAATCTTGGGGACAGATGGATCTTCTAAATGGACagtgacctgaagcatactgccaaactggtgacaaagtggcttaaggataataaagttttagagtgacCATAACAAAGCATTGATCTGAATCCTATGGAAAATTTATGGGAAGACCTATATCCAAAACATCATAGTTTAATGGCAATAGTAACAAATGAAAGGTACGTAAATCTGActctgaagaaagtaatgaatcattaatcctaattgacctaaaacaggaaaagtttagtctgatttcatgtcagacattgAGGAAAAGTGtatgtcttttttatatagtgtatgtaaacatttAGTTCAACTAATATAAACTTATAGTGTACAAATTTAAGTAACCCCCTCCCCCTTCTAACTCTGTGGGAAACCATGTTCAGGTGCTTAAAGATGAAGGAGGCAGCAGCATCATTCTCAgaacctttaaaatgtactcactGGAACATCTCTCTGTTGGATTTGATGCATGTGGCAGATGATCAGATCTGTACCAACACAAGACAAGATGAAGTTTAGCCATCGCTGGACCTTCAGGCTGTTTGTGACGGCAGTGCTGTGTCTCGCTTTGAACGCTGACAGTAAGTATGGTTTATGCTCAGTCACTTACATACTGTACtgttttcagaataaaaacatagCCATTTAATTAGCTACAAAGCAATCTTGTTTTAGGTTATGGATTGTAGGAGTTGTGAgaacattatatttattatatatttatttatgctgGTTTTGCTGTGACTTTTTCAGGTttcaactttattctcataaaattatgtctttaatgtcaaaatgttacaactttattctcatagcgCCCACATAATTTGACCCTGATACTCTACcttcacttttaaaatgaataaaactagGCCTGTATGCAGTGTAAGTTTATTGTCTTAAGAGGGTTCAGTTAATTTGCTCCAGAGCATGAAGGAGTGAGTGGGggaacatatatttatttttcttaaaaatatatatatgaaaaatgaagaaaaaatgaagTAAATAACTGTGCTGAATATTAGActgttctctgtgtctgtgtgctctAAACAACGATAATAGTGTAAATTATTTTCTACAGGTCAAACATGTGACATTGAAATTAAAATCCGCCGCAACACAATCTATAAGACAACACTTGGAGAGCGACTGAGGATTGTCTGCCCTGTACAGTTTTGTGATGGATCCATTCCGACAATCAGATGGTTTAAACTGGAAGAAGCCCCTGTAGAACTGAACTTGAGAGACGATATTGAAACAGAGTGGACAGAAAACAATAATGAAGGAAAATCGTTTTTAATATTCAAAAGTGTCCAAAACAGCGATGTAGGACTTTATCAATGCCAATCTGGAAATGTTGTGAGTCATACAGTCAATGTTACACTGAAAGGTGAGACTTTATATTATGTTGGAATGCTCAAATATTCATCATTTGaatttatttgaacacaaatatataaatatcttTCAGGTGACAGagtgatgaatgaatgaaatgaacaaCACTAGGCCTATATGCCTTGTGGTTTATTGTCTGTTCCATAGTATGAGGGAGTGAGTGGGGGAACATATATTTAGTGttgctaaaaaatatatatatatatatatatatattttttttaaattgcagtacAATACATAAGAAACCATAACTGTACTGAATATTACACTGTGCTTTATGTGGCGTAAATATTGTAAACAATGATAACAATGTAAATTATTCTTTACAGGTCAAACATGTGAAATTAAAATCCGCCGCAACACAATCTACGAGACAACACTTGGAGAGCGACTGAGGATTGTCTGCCCTGTACAGTTTTGTGATGGATCCATTCCAACAATCAGATGGTTTAAACTGGAGGACGACTTTGTAGAAGTGAACCTGACAGATCATATTCAAACAGAGTGGACAAATAACAAGAGTGAAGGAAAGTCGTTCTTAATATTCAACAGTGTCCAAAGCAGTGATCTAGGACTTTATCACTGTCGAACTGGAACTATTTTGAGTCATGCAATCAACGTTACACTGAAAGGTGAGACTTTCTAATTATGTTCAAATATTCATCATtcccttattattatttatatgaacacaaatgtataaatatcTTCCAACTGACAGTATGAATATCACTTTTCAAAGTGAGAAaaatttatttagtcattttaaacattacttTCTGATGTTTTCTTTAATGGGGAACTTTGCTGTTTTGCAGATAGCACATctactgatgatgatgatgatgacagaGGACATTTGTGGCTTTACTTGTACACGGCTGTGGGGATTGGA
This genomic window from Periophthalmus magnuspinnatus isolate fPerMag1 chromosome 2, fPerMag1.2.pri, whole genome shotgun sequence contains:
- the LOC117383430 gene encoding splicing factor U2AF 35 kDa subunit-like isoform X1 codes for the protein MAEYLASIFGTEKDKVNCSFYFKIGACRHGDRCSRLHNKPTFSQTILIQNIYRNPQNSAQTADASRCAVSDVEMQEHYDEFFEEVFTEMEEKYGEVEEMNVCDNLGDHLVGNVYVKFRREEDAEKAVMDLNNRWFNAQPIHAELSPVTDFREACCRQYEMGECTRGGFCNFMHLKPISRELRRELYGRRRKSRHRSRSRSRERRSRSRDRRRDREKRRSRDRERSGRF
- the LOC117383430 gene encoding splicing factor U2AF 35 kDa subunit-like isoform X2 translates to MAEYLASIFGTEKDKVNCSFYFKIGACRHGDRCSRLHNKPTFSQTILIQNIYRNPQNSAQTADASRCAVSDVEMQEHYDEFFEEVFTEMEEKYGEVEEMNVCDNLGDHLVGNVYVKFRREEDAEKAVMDLNNRWFNAQPIHAELSPVTDFREACCRQYEMGECTRGGFCNFMHLKPISRELRRELYGRRRKRHRSRSRSRERRSRSRDRRRDREKRRSRDRERSGRF